Below is a window of Neofelis nebulosa isolate mNeoNeb1 chromosome 8, mNeoNeb1.pri, whole genome shotgun sequence DNA.
GGGGCCACGGTGTCTGGTTGCACATTGTAGCTGTCGTCTACAGCTTTACAAACAATGTTCAATTCCTTTCTCCCAGCCGGCACAGGGGCTTGCAGCTGCCATAGTCGCCAGGCCCAGGCCTTTCGGGGACGCTGTTCCTCTCCATCCAGCTCTGCCACGTGCCAGGTTAGGCCCCCATCCAGAGACACATCCACCCTGACCACAGCCCTCCCACCACCACTCCATGCATAGCCCTTGATAGTCACCTCCCCTGATTGTACTGTCTCCCCATCCTTGGGTTCTGTGATGGCTGACTGGACAGGAAGTTCCTGAATAGATGGAGCTGAGTCAAAATCTACTGTGTCCCAGTCCACAGATGGAGAGAAGCCTTTATAATCCCGCCGCTGCCAGTGACTGTAACTTTCCTCTGGTTCCACACTCACTTTGCCCAGCCATTTGACATGGCGGGCACCCACCACACCAGGAACGACCACTCGCACAGGGAAGCCATGGTCACGAGGCAGAGGCTGCCCATTCATCTCGTATGCCAGCAGGACCTCAGCTTCAGGATCCATGGCCCGAGCCAGAGGGATGGATGCTCCATAGGCAGTCCCTGTGGGGTCTGAATCCAGTCCCTCAAAGCAGACATGGGCCTCAGTTTCACAGAGTTGGTGACCAGCCTTGGCTAACACATCACAAAGGCGTGCCCCAGCCCAGCGTGCAGTGCTAATAGCCCCGATATTCCACTCCAGACCTCTCACTTCTTTGAACTGAGTCATTTCAGAGCGCCGGTTGCCAGCACACTGCAGAGTTACAGTGATCTCGTGTTTGGGGAACTTGTACAAGTCATCCAGGGATAGGCACAGTGACTGACCCCCAGGTGGCCCTACTACATGCAGACGATAGGTTTCTGGGTCCAGGTTAGGTACAGGCAGATGGTTCCGGGTGAAGAAGATAGGGTTAGGTGTGATATAGTTTTCCGTCAGCAATTCAGGGGGGGGCTCTGCATTAAAGGGGCGCTGGCTGTTGACCTTCAGGGCTGGGTGACGTACGGGATCATCAATGTAGGGGTCAGAGGTCTTCAAGGTGGAAGGTACCTTGTCTTCAGGGCTCAGCTCCCCAATCTTGTACTGAGCCAGCATCTCACGCACATGGGGCTGGTTATGAACAGCATAGAGGGCCCAGAAGGGCTCTAGAGGACCCCCTGCTGCTAGCATCAGCTTTGATGGCCCCCCAGGGTGTAGGTCCACAAATTCTGTAACATCAAACACCTCACAGCCCAGAGTCACCCAGATCCTAGTCTCAGGGCTGCTGTGAGATCTCACTTCCTCTCTTGTGTATACGTGTGGTGACTCCTGAGTAGCCTGCAGACAACGCAGGGgtaaggcaaaaagaaacataaacagTAAGAAGGAATCACTCTTGCTTACCCTGACCCAAACCATAAAGTCATGGCCACTGTGAAAGAGAGGTAGCAGATTTCATCTTTACTCTGCATGAAGACAGTATCACCATGGGCTCTATGGTAATAGCCTGGGTTGCCTGGGGAGTTTATTAGGGCCCCCTTGTTCTGACAGTGAAGTCCCTTTCTTCCCCACTTACCCTGCACCGGTGGTCATGATAGGCCAACACTGCACCCAGGCCTAGCAGAGTCCCCATGACTTTCCATCCCCCGGTGCTGGAGTTATCACCAGAGAAGGCAAGGCTGGGGCACTGGGGCTGAAGTGAATCATCTGTAGAGCAAGCCCGAATATAGAGCCTTGAGGGGGCTGACTTGagtctggaagagagagaggtccTCTTAGCAGCACACTCCTGATCATAGGAAAGGGACAGTGAAGGCCTGAGGTTTACCAGGTTGGCCATTGGTTCCTTCAGTTGGGACTTAAGTTTCTCCAGGATTGAGTGGAACAAGCAGGTGAGATATggctttccctttcctccttagTAGCCAGTATTTCAACTATCTTATCTGGTAGATAAATGTCATAAAGATACTGGGGGTGGGGAATATGGGCTAAGAGACAAGTTCTAGGATGCGATGGCCTACCTGCAGGCCTGTCGGAGATGGGGGATCACAGCCCTGTGCAGCAGCATTGTGACAGACCTGTGGGAAAAAGATTCCAGGATCAAGATAAGGAGTTCTGGGAGGGGATGATATTAGTGAAACTTGAGGAAATGAGTGGAAGGAAGACACAGAGGTCAGCAAGGTGCTCTCTGGGCAAATGAAGAGACTTTTTCTGTGGTAATGAGGCCAAAGGAAGGGACTATGTATGGGGGGAGGTCCAAATGGGTCCTTAGAGAAAACATAAAGGACTTCAAAGAGactgtgctgacaggatggaaGGGAATGGGGCAGTGGGTAGGGGGCTTCTAGAATCACCATCCTCCATTCTCTACTCTATCCACTACAGAGACCAATGTTCAGGGCCAAGGGCCTAAAGGTCAGAAGCCAAAATGTCGACTGTCCAGTTTGCTGGTTTATTATTTCCAAAGTCAGCAGAGGACAAATGAGAGGCAGACCAACTTAgggacaaaaacatgaaaaaggcaGTGGCAGTCTAACAGGGTGAACCAGCTCAGATTCTGGGGAGTCAAACTGTTTTGGGTTTGTGAAATGAGCCTTACCATTAACCAGCCCCATTTCCTGGGCAAAATACCAACTCTCTCAGAACTTAtgtcctcatctatgaaatgagatCTACCTAGCAGAGCGGCTGTGAGGAGCAAACACATAATAACATGGTTTTTGAAGGCCTTTcagtcccttcctttccttctaccaaccttaggaaaaaagaaaattgaacctGGCTGGGAACTGGACTCCAACCTAGGGTTCTCACCCCTACCTTGTCTATGCCATTCCCGTGAACTCAGCAAATGGAGAAGTTAATGGCTTTGGTGTCAGGGAGTGGGCTAAAGAAGTAatttttcccctctctgccctgcagCAGTTCGTTCCTCACAGCATTGAGCAGCTCACTGACCCCAGGAAGGCCAAATCCAGGAAGAGTAAGAACAGTCCCAATTGCTGGCAAAATGCTAAAAAGGGGGGCAGGCCGAGAAACTGTGAGGGAGATACGAACAGGAGCAGTCTGCATTTTACTCCTGGGCCATGGGATCctcactctccctcccacctgcccttaGTCCCAGCAGCCCACTTGAACCAGAGGGGAGTGGTCCAGGTAGGACTGACTTGCGGGTAAACTTGGTAAACCCAGTGTCCCAGGTTTGGGAGAAGCAGCCTTCTGCTCCAAAACAGACGCCACCTCCCTTTTGCGGGTGGTGACGCCTCACCCCCCGGGGGGCACTTTAGGTAGGAGGATATGTCCAACTCCAGAGCACAAGCACCCAGTCCAATGCCATTGCCCAGCAGCTGGTACAAGAGTGTCTCGTAGCAACACACTGCGCTCCTAAGAGGAGCAGCGGGAGTGGAGGTGGTAGTGGGTTTTTGTTCGAACCCATGGGGTTCGGAGCACCCCCGGGTCCCAAGGCCCTGGCCATCTCCCAGGTTACcagtccttcctcctcctcccactcccagTCCCCAGCCCCCTTACCGGGTTCGGGTTCGGCGTCAGGCGTCTGCAGGGCGGCTGGCTCACCCGCCCGCTCCCAGAGACTGCTGGCGAAGGGGCGGGGCCAGCATCGTGACGTTGGGGCCGAGTGAAGGAGCACTCTCGCCTTTCTGTTCGTCCCCCAGCCATTGGCTGGCCGCGCGCCTGCAAGCTGCTGTGCCCGCCTTCTGGAGGCGGAGGCAGGAGGGGTGCCACGAGGGCTCGGAGCTAAGACTGGCTGTTTTTTGTTTCCAGTCCCCGCTCGACAAGGAATGGGACTCTCACTGTTGTCCAGAACTGGGCAGTGGAAGGTGACGAGGACTCCAAAGCTTGGGCTGAGAGGTGGGAGGTTTTGAGACGCTCCCGCCCTGCCCCTACGGCTGTGACACAAGGTGCGTTCACTGAGAAGGCCTGGGAATCCAGCCGGCATTCTCCCGGCTGTGAGCTCCACCTCTACCCTGTTTTTGACAAACATCTGTGTTGCAACTAAAACAGCCCAGTTTGCCTTTTAGTGAAAACAAGGTCAAGCGCTCAATTCTCTTATATCCAAGAATAAATACAGAAACGAGGCTTAAATAGTGGTTCAAAGACTAGTTCCCTTGGACATGTCTATTTTCTTCCCAAAGTATGGAACAATACAAATACCGACTTTTTTTTAGTTAAGccaattaaaaaatcattgtcatAACTAGAACAATATTTTAATACCCCCAAGTATAAAGATTATAATCGCTCATAATCACACAGTGGAGAGCACTAAGAATACGTTTGCCATTATCCTTTCATCCTTTGGTGCAGTACCGAAAACTTACTTTGTTATTGGCTGGCTGTGAACCTGAGGCGAACGTGTCCACACTGCCCTCTAGAGGCCAAAAGGTTGAACTACAACCTTACTAAGTGAAGGTCTTCATCTTTAATTTTGGAAGAtcatttcctctccctttctgctctcCTAAAGTGAACTAGAGCTTTTGTCAAGAATCATTGAGCCCTGGGGGGAGTActaagagacagaaggaaaggggaattGACAGTGAAAAGGTGAGTTTGGCCCTGAGGGTTTTGGAAATTCCAACTCAACCGTGTTCAATTAAATCATCGGAGAGGTCTGATGCCCAACCTATCCTACCAGCCTTGAAAATTGGGCTCAGACCAAGAATACAGAGAAATCAGTTAGGGACTGTCTGAGGCTGCAGGATAAGACTTCTCCATAATAACAGTGTCATCTTGTGTGCTCCACACATACTTTACACAATTGACCTTTGAACCtcaacttttcttcattttacagaagaagaaactgaggcagagagcagTTAAGTACCTAGGTCAAGGCCGCAGCTGATAAGTTGGTAGATGGGATTGTAATGCCAGCTCTGTCTGGCACCAGTCCTTCTTCCTGTACTTCTGCAACCATACCTGATCTTTCTCTGTGTCattctctcccacccacctccatttAGACTGTGATGGACTGAAGGGCTTCAAGTACAGTAGCAAACAAGAGCAGATCTAGGAGAAATTTTCCTGTTGGGGTGGAAA
It encodes the following:
- the SUOX gene encoding sulfite oxidase, mitochondrial isoform X3; the encoded protein is MAGGRTERRECSFTRPQRHDAGPAPSPAVSGSGRVSQPPCRRLTPNPNPVCHNAAAQGCDPPSPTGLQATQESPHVYTREEVRSHSSPETRIWVTLGCEVFDVTEFVDLHPGGPSKLMLAAGGPLEPFWALYAVHNQPHVREMLAQYKIGELSPEDKVPSTLKTSDPYIDDPVRHPALKVNSQRPFNAEPPPELLTENYITPNPIFFTRNHLPVPNLDPETYRLHVVGPPGGQSLCLSLDDLYKFPKHEITVTLQCAGNRRSEMTQFKEVRGLEWNIGAISTARWAGARLCDVLAKAGHQLCETEAHVCFEGLDSDPTGTAYGASIPLARAMDPEAEVLLAYEMNGQPLPRDHGFPVRVVVPGVVGARHVKWLGKVSVEPEESYSHWQRRDYKGFSPSVDWDTVDFDSAPSIQELPVQSAITEPKDGETVQSGEVTIKGYAWSGGGRAVVRVDVSLDGGLTWHVAELDGEEQRPRKAWAWRLWQLQAPVPAGRKELNIVCKAVDDSYNVQPDTVAPIWNLRGVLSNAWHRVHVHVTP
- the SUOX gene encoding sulfite oxidase, mitochondrial isoform X1; amino-acid sequence: MVILEAPYPLPHSLPSCQHSLFEVLYVFSKDPFGPPPIHSPFLWPHYHRKSLFICPESTLLTSVSSFHSFPQVSLISSPPRTPYLDPGIFFPQVCHNAAAQGCDPPSPTGLQATQESPHVYTREEVRSHSSPETRIWVTLGCEVFDVTEFVDLHPGGPSKLMLAAGGPLEPFWALYAVHNQPHVREMLAQYKIGELSPEDKVPSTLKTSDPYIDDPVRHPALKVNSQRPFNAEPPPELLTENYITPNPIFFTRNHLPVPNLDPETYRLHVVGPPGGQSLCLSLDDLYKFPKHEITVTLQCAGNRRSEMTQFKEVRGLEWNIGAISTARWAGARLCDVLAKAGHQLCETEAHVCFEGLDSDPTGTAYGASIPLARAMDPEAEVLLAYEMNGQPLPRDHGFPVRVVVPGVVGARHVKWLGKVSVEPEESYSHWQRRDYKGFSPSVDWDTVDFDSAPSIQELPVQSAITEPKDGETVQSGEVTIKGYAWSGGGRAVVRVDVSLDGGLTWHVAELDGEEQRPRKAWAWRLWQLQAPVPAGRKELNIVCKAVDDSYNVQPDTVAPIWNLRGVLSNAWHRVHVHVTP
- the SUOX gene encoding sulfite oxidase, mitochondrial isoform X2, coding for MLLHRAVIPHLRQACRLKSAPSRLYIRACSTDDSLQPQCPSLAFSGDNSSTGGWKVMGTLLGLGAVLAYHDHRCRATQESPHVYTREEVRSHSSPETRIWVTLGCEVFDVTEFVDLHPGGPSKLMLAAGGPLEPFWALYAVHNQPHVREMLAQYKIGELSPEDKVPSTLKTSDPYIDDPVRHPALKVNSQRPFNAEPPPELLTENYITPNPIFFTRNHLPVPNLDPETYRLHVVGPPGGQSLCLSLDDLYKFPKHEITVTLQCAGNRRSEMTQFKEVRGLEWNIGAISTARWAGARLCDVLAKAGHQLCETEAHVCFEGLDSDPTGTAYGASIPLARAMDPEAEVLLAYEMNGQPLPRDHGFPVRVVVPGVVGARHVKWLGKVSVEPEESYSHWQRRDYKGFSPSVDWDTVDFDSAPSIQELPVQSAITEPKDGETVQSGEVTIKGYAWSGGGRAVVRVDVSLDGGLTWHVAELDGEEQRPRKAWAWRLWQLQAPVPAGRKELNIVCKAVDDSYNVQPDTVAPIWNLRGVLSNAWHRVHVHVTP